From the endosymbiont of Bathymodiolus septemdierum str. Myojin knoll genome, one window contains:
- the fabF gene encoding beta-ketoacyl-ACP synthase II → MSKRRVVITGMGIVSPVGSTITDAWRNILNGKSGINVLSNIDTEGQSVKFGGSVKGFDIADYLSPKESKKMDTFIHYGMAAGIQAIEDSGIEITEENAERIGVAIGAGIGGLGTIEKTTDLYREKGARRISPFFVPSSIINMISGNLSVKYGLKGPNFAIVTACTTGTHNIGDASRLIEYGDADVMIAGGAEMSTTNCGLGGFAAARALSTRNDDPATASRPWDRDRDGFVLGDGAGVVVLEEYEHAKARGAKIYAEVLGYGMSGDAFHMTLPSKGGEGAARCMKNAMRNAGINANQIDYINAHGTSTPAGDQAETDAAKAALGDHAYKVVMSSTKSMTGHLLGAAGGIEAIFTALALRDQVAPATINIINQDPNCDLDYCANEARQMKMDYAISNSFGFGGTNGSILLSKI, encoded by the coding sequence ATGAGCAAAAGAAGAGTGGTAATCACAGGCATGGGCATTGTTTCACCTGTTGGATCAACAATAACAGATGCGTGGCGTAACATCCTTAATGGTAAATCAGGCATTAATGTTTTGAGTAATATTGATACCGAAGGGCAATCCGTTAAATTTGGTGGCTCTGTTAAAGGTTTTGATATTGCCGACTACCTAAGCCCAAAAGAATCTAAAAAAATGGATACTTTCATTCATTATGGCATGGCAGCAGGTATTCAGGCAATTGAAGACAGTGGCATTGAAATTACCGAAGAAAATGCCGAACGCATCGGTGTTGCTATTGGCGCAGGTATTGGTGGTTTAGGTACGATTGAAAAAACTACTGACCTATACAGGGAGAAAGGTGCACGACGCATTTCTCCTTTCTTTGTCCCCTCTTCAATTATCAATATGATTTCTGGTAACCTTTCTGTTAAATATGGACTCAAAGGTCCAAATTTTGCCATTGTTACTGCTTGTACGACAGGCACACATAATATCGGCGATGCCTCACGATTGATTGAATATGGTGATGCCGATGTGATGATTGCCGGTGGTGCTGAAATGTCAACTACGAATTGTGGCTTAGGTGGTTTTGCGGCGGCTCGCGCCCTTTCTACGCGCAACGATGACCCTGCTACCGCCTCTCGCCCTTGGGATAGAGATCGTGATGGTTTTGTGCTTGGCGATGGCGCCGGTGTTGTGGTTTTAGAAGAATATGAGCACGCTAAAGCCCGTGGTGCAAAAATCTATGCAGAAGTCTTAGGTTACGGCATGAGTGGCGACGCTTTCCATATGACTTTACCTTCTAAGGGTGGTGAAGGTGCGGCAAGATGCATGAAAAATGCGATGCGTAATGCAGGCATTAATGCCAATCAGATTGATTATATTAATGCACACGGCACCTCTACCCCTGCTGGCGACCAAGCAGAAACAGATGCAGCAAAAGCGGCACTTGGTGACCATGCTTACAAAGTGGTAATGAGTTCTACCAAATCAATGACAGGTCATTTACTTGGTGCTGCTGGTGGTATTGAGGCAATTTTTACTGCTTTAGCACTCAGAGACCAAGTAGCGCCAGCAACCATCAATATCATAAATCAGGATCCTAATTGCGATTTAGATTATTGTGCAAATGAAGCCAGACAAATGAAAATGGATTATGCAATTTCCAATTCATTTGGTTTTGGCGGTACTAACGGTTCAATACTGCTTTCAAAGATTTAA
- the queC gene encoding 7-cyano-7-deazaguanine synthase QueC, giving the protein MSKKAVILLSGGLDSTTTLAIAKSQGFKCYAMSFDYGQKQKSELNAATKIAKLFSTVEHRIMDISLNDIGGSALTDSAISVPNFNKSDEIPVTYVPARNTIFLSYAMAWAEVLDCQSIFIGVNALDYSGYPDCRAAYIKAFETMANLATKQGVEGKKLTIHTPLINLHKAEIIQKGLKLGVDYAMTTTCYQADENGYACGVCDACEYRKLGFKEAEIIDPTRYQK; this is encoded by the coding sequence ATGTCTAAGAAGGCTGTTATTCTTTTATCAGGTGGCTTAGATTCAACCACCACGCTTGCGATTGCAAAGTCTCAGGGTTTTAAATGTTATGCAATGAGTTTTGACTACGGTCAAAAACAAAAATCAGAACTTAATGCCGCTACCAAAATTGCCAAGTTATTCTCTACTGTAGAACACAGAATAATGGATATTTCTTTAAATGACATTGGTGGATCTGCACTGACAGACAGTGCGATTTCCGTACCAAACTTTAACAAGAGTGACGAAATCCCAGTTACCTATGTCCCTGCTCGCAACACCATTTTTTTGTCGTATGCAATGGCCTGGGCAGAAGTGTTAGACTGCCAAAGTATTTTTATCGGTGTCAATGCCTTGGATTATTCGGGCTATCCAGATTGTCGCGCGGCATACATTAAAGCCTTTGAAACAATGGCAAATTTAGCCACCAAACAAGGCGTGGAAGGAAAAAAACTCACTATTCATACGCCTTTAATAAACCTACATAAGGCAGAAATTATTCAAAAAGGACTGAAACTCGGCGTAGATTACGCAATGACCACGACTTGCTATCAAGCCGATGAAAATGGCTATGCCTGCGGGGTTTGTGACGCTTGTGAATATCGTAAACTCGGCTTTAAAGAGGCTGAAATCATAGATCCGACAAGATATCAAAAATAG
- a CDS encoding co-chaperone GroES → MNIRPLHDRVVVRRSEEEQTTASGLIIPGSAAEKPSEGIVVAVGSGRKTDAGEIIALEVKVSDKVLFGQFAGTEISADNETLLVMSESDIVAVVE, encoded by the coding sequence ATGAATATTCGCCCCCTTCACGACCGTGTGGTCGTCCGTAGATCAGAAGAAGAGCAAACCACAGCAAGTGGCTTAATTATTCCTGGTTCAGCAGCCGAAAAACCTTCCGAAGGTATTGTCGTTGCCGTTGGCAGTGGCAGAAAAACGGATGCAGGTGAGATTATCGCCTTAGAAGTTAAAGTTAGTGACAAAGTATTGTTCGGTCAGTTTGCTGGCACAGAAATCAGCGCTGATAATGAAACCCTATTGGTAATGAGCGAAAGCGATATTGTTGCCGTTGTTGAATAA
- the acpP gene encoding acyl carrier protein — MSIEDRVKAVVAEQLDASGDIDNNASFIDDLGADSLDTVELVMSLEEEFDCEIPDDEAENITTVQQAIDYVNKTL, encoded by the coding sequence ATGAGTATTGAAGACAGAGTAAAAGCGGTTGTAGCTGAACAGTTAGACGCAAGTGGTGATATTGATAATAACGCCTCTTTTATTGATGATTTAGGTGCAGATTCATTAGACACCGTTGAATTAGTAATGTCTCTTGAAGAGGAGTTTGACTGTGAAATCCCTGACGATGAAGCAGAGAATATTACAACTGTTCAGCAAGCAATTGACTATGTAAACAAAACTTTGTAA
- the parE gene encoding DNA topoisomerase IV subunit B has protein sequence MGNYDSSSIEVLSGLDPVRKRPGMYTETERPNHLAQEVIDNSVDEAVAGHATKINVVLYKDGSISVEDDGRGMPVDIHLEEGISGVEVILTKLHAGGKFSNDSYQFSGGLHGVGISVVNALSTLVEIWIKRNSKEHYIAFSDGNVKTPLVEVGTVGKYNTGTKVKFIPDPQFFDTAKFSTTKLRHNLRSKAVLCPGLEVNFYNEVDDTTDSWKYKEGLKDYLSVSLDGLDCLPEVPFVVTHESDEAQMHCSLSWTEYNTNIIGESYVNLIPTSQGGTHVNGLRSGLTDALKEFCEFRSLLPKNVKLTPDDVWQKIAYVLSIKILDPQFSGQTKERLSSRECASFVTNVVKDAFSLWLNQHTSIAEKIAELAIMNAQSRLKTGKKVIRKKIVSGPALPGKLSDCTSHDLSQTEVFLVEGDSAGGSAKQARDKEYQAILPLRGKILNTWEVDSDQVLASNEIHDISVAIGLEPNCEDLSGLRYGKICILADADSDGAHIATLICTLFVKHFPKLVRDGHIFVAMPPLYRIDAGKQIYYALDDAERDATINKIEKENKRTKVQVQRFKGLGEMNPSQLRETTMLPDTRRLIQLTLENPLQVNEMMDMLLSKKRAPDRKKWLESKGNLANV, from the coding sequence ATGGGCAACTACGACTCCTCCTCCATTGAAGTATTATCAGGCTTAGACCCAGTTCGTAAGCGACCAGGGATGTACACGGAAACCGAACGACCTAATCATTTGGCGCAGGAAGTGATTGACAACAGTGTTGATGAGGCAGTGGCTGGACATGCAACGAAAATCAATGTGGTGCTTTATAAGGACGGCTCTATCTCTGTGGAAGACGATGGTCGTGGTATGCCGGTTGATATTCATCTTGAAGAAGGGATTTCTGGTGTTGAGGTAATTCTTACTAAGTTACATGCAGGCGGTAAGTTCTCAAATGATTCTTATCAGTTCTCTGGCGGTTTACATGGGGTTGGTATCTCTGTAGTTAACGCCCTATCGACCTTAGTGGAGATTTGGATTAAACGCAACTCTAAAGAGCATTACATTGCTTTTTCTGATGGTAATGTCAAAACCCCGCTTGTAGAAGTAGGTACAGTTGGTAAGTACAACACAGGGACTAAAGTTAAATTCATTCCAGATCCACAGTTTTTTGATACGGCTAAATTTTCTACCACCAAACTCAGACATAACTTGCGCTCAAAAGCAGTGTTGTGCCCTGGGTTAGAGGTTAATTTTTATAATGAAGTTGATGACACAACCGACAGTTGGAAATACAAAGAAGGTTTAAAAGATTATTTGTCAGTTTCACTCGATGGCCTGGATTGCTTGCCAGAAGTACCATTCGTAGTTACGCATGAATCGGATGAGGCACAAATGCATTGCTCGTTGTCATGGACAGAATATAACACCAATATTATTGGCGAAAGTTATGTTAACCTCATTCCCACTTCACAGGGCGGTACACATGTTAATGGCTTACGCTCTGGCTTGACAGATGCTTTAAAAGAATTTTGTGAATTTAGAAGTTTGTTACCAAAGAATGTTAAGTTAACACCGGACGATGTCTGGCAAAAAATTGCCTACGTATTATCCATTAAAATATTAGACCCGCAATTTTCAGGACAGACCAAAGAAAGGTTATCCTCAAGAGAATGTGCTAGTTTCGTTACCAATGTGGTGAAAGATGCCTTTAGCCTTTGGCTGAACCAACATACCTCAATTGCAGAAAAAATTGCCGAATTGGCAATTATGAACGCCCAGTCACGACTCAAAACAGGTAAAAAGGTTATTCGTAAAAAAATTGTCAGCGGTCCAGCCCTGCCAGGTAAGTTATCTGATTGTACTAGTCATGACCTTAGCCAAACTGAGGTTTTTTTGGTGGAAGGTGATTCTGCTGGAGGCTCTGCCAAGCAGGCCCGTGATAAAGAATATCAGGCGATTTTGCCATTAAGAGGTAAAATTTTGAACACCTGGGAAGTAGATTCTGACCAAGTATTGGCGAGCAATGAAATCCACGACATTAGTGTTGCCATTGGTCTAGAACCAAACTGCGAAGACCTATCAGGATTACGCTACGGTAAGATTTGTATCTTGGCAGATGCAGATTCAGATGGTGCACACATTGCCACATTGATTTGTACGCTGTTCGTTAAACACTTTCCAAAATTAGTCAGAGATGGGCATATTTTCGTAGCAATGCCACCACTGTATCGTATTGATGCTGGCAAGCAGATTTATTATGCACTGGACGATGCAGAGCGTGATGCGACAATTAACAAGATAGAAAAAGAAAATAAACGCACCAAGGTGCAAGTGCAACGATTTAAAGGTTTGGGTGAAATGAACCCTTCACAGCTTAGAGAGACCACAATGCTACCAGATACCCGCCGTCTCATTCAACTGACACTTGAAAATCCTTTACAGGTCAATGAAATGATGGATATGTTATTAAGTAAAAAGCGTGCACCAGATCGTAAAAAGTGGCTAGAATCAAAAGGCAATCTTGCCAATGTCTAA
- a CDS encoding M3 family metallopeptidase: MNLTPNFKPKDIVETIRVLIEEGLKVVELTTKGKTWAEVIESMDMFEFKLGQQANVNSHLNAVLFSEEFNEEYEKTLPLITNFYTEVSSNQALYQAYKNLLDTNLNEQQAYIIKESIKGFELSGVGLEGQVSKRFKAIKERLSILNNQFSKNSLLATNEWKKVVTKEDLAGYDDVSLAKVKTDNGYEISLQAPIYIDVMTYADNRALREEIYKAYVSRASEVGITDKSFDNRAIMDEILSLRQEMAGILGFSNYAEYSIAAKMVESESQVIDFLEDLVARSKPQAEQELAELKTFSGMKLMPWDLSYYAEKLKEKKFGFKKSDLTPYFPEQQVLKGLFATIENLYQVSIILVKENSYHSDVRVLDISNAAGLVGRVYLDIYARKGKRGGAWMADYQPLMGDNKPIAFVVCNFNSPTKDKPALFEFDEIVTLFHEFGHALHHLLTKVKYPSAAGISGVPWDGVELPSQYMEFFCYEKSVVKLLSKHWKTAESLPDKLYGKLIDAKNFQSALGMLRQCEFSLWDVKTHSKNKDTYEVLNEVRAETALMPIVKENRFLNTFGHIFSGGYAAGYFSYKWAEVLAADAYYYVQSQGGIGSQASQDFMQCILETGGSADFMKQYLKFRGERPSTKALLMSNGIILENNDILDKKNR; this comes from the coding sequence ATGAATTTAACGCCAAATTTTAAACCAAAAGACATTGTTGAAACTATTCGAGTGTTGATTGAAGAGGGTCTAAAGGTGGTAGAACTAACCACTAAAGGAAAAACTTGGGCAGAAGTAATTGAGTCGATGGATATGTTTGAATTTAAGTTAGGACAGCAGGCGAATGTTAATTCGCACTTAAATGCGGTGTTATTCAGCGAAGAATTTAATGAGGAATATGAAAAGACGCTACCATTGATTACTAATTTTTATACCGAAGTAAGTAGTAATCAAGCGTTGTACCAGGCTTATAAAAATCTTTTGGATACAAATTTAAACGAACAGCAGGCTTACATTATTAAGGAGTCAATTAAAGGATTCGAGTTGTCGGGCGTAGGCTTAGAGGGACAAGTATCGAAAAGATTTAAAGCGATTAAAGAGCGCTTGAGTATCTTGAATAACCAATTCTCTAAAAACAGCCTGTTGGCGACGAACGAATGGAAAAAAGTTGTCACTAAAGAGGATTTAGCGGGTTATGATGATGTTAGTCTTGCCAAAGTTAAAACTGATAATGGCTATGAAATTAGTTTGCAAGCACCGATTTATATAGATGTAATGACATACGCAGATAATCGTGCGTTGCGTGAAGAAATATATAAAGCTTATGTTTCACGCGCATCTGAGGTTGGAATTACCGATAAATCATTTGATAATAGGGCGATAATGGATGAGATTTTATCATTGCGGCAAGAGATGGCAGGAATTTTGGGTTTTTCTAATTATGCAGAATATTCTATTGCAGCTAAAATGGTGGAGTCAGAAAGTCAAGTGATTGATTTTTTAGAAGATTTAGTGGCGCGGTCAAAGCCACAGGCAGAGCAAGAGTTAGCAGAGTTAAAGACTTTTTCAGGAATGAAATTAATGCCCTGGGATTTGAGCTATTATGCAGAGAAACTCAAAGAGAAGAAATTTGGCTTTAAGAAGTCGGACTTAACCCCGTATTTCCCCGAACAACAGGTGTTAAAAGGTTTGTTTGCAACCATTGAAAACTTGTATCAAGTTAGTATTATTCTGGTTAAAGAAAATTCTTATCATTCTGATGTCCGCGTTTTAGATATTAGTAACGCAGCGGGACTGGTAGGGCGCGTCTACCTAGATATCTATGCACGAAAAGGTAAGCGAGGTGGGGCGTGGATGGCAGATTATCAGCCGTTAATGGGTGACAATAAACCGATAGCCTTTGTGGTTTGTAACTTTAATTCACCGACTAAAGATAAGCCCGCGTTGTTTGAATTTGATGAGATTGTAACGCTATTCCACGAGTTTGGACACGCACTACACCATTTATTGACCAAGGTTAAATATCCATCTGCGGCAGGTATTTCAGGTGTACCTTGGGATGGGGTGGAATTGCCCAGTCAGTATATGGAGTTTTTCTGTTATGAAAAGTCGGTGGTTAAATTATTATCTAAGCATTGGAAGACAGCTGAGTCGTTGCCAGATAAATTGTATGGCAAATTGATTGACGCTAAGAACTTTCAGTCAGCACTAGGTATGTTGCGTCAATGTGAATTTTCTTTGTGGGATGTGAAAACACATTCTAAAAATAAAGATACTTACGAAGTATTGAACGAAGTGCGTGCTGAAACGGCATTAATGCCGATAGTGAAGGAAAATCGTTTTTTGAATACCTTTGGGCATATTTTTAGTGGTGGTTATGCGGCAGGGTATTTTAGTTACAAGTGGGCTGAAGTGTTGGCAGCTGATGCCTATTACTATGTACAATCACAGGGTGGCATTGGCTCACAGGCGTCACAGGACTTCATGCAATGTATCTTAGAGACTGGTGGAAGTGCTGACTTTATGAAGCAGTATCTTAAATTTAGAGGGGAAAGACCAAGTACGAAAGCGTTATTAATGTCAAATGGTATAATATTAGAAAACAATGATATTCTTGATAAAAAAAATAGGTAA
- the groL gene encoding chaperonin GroEL (60 kDa chaperone family; promotes refolding of misfolded polypeptides especially under stressful conditions; forms two stacked rings of heptamers to form a barrel-shaped 14mer; ends can be capped by GroES; misfolded proteins enter the barrel where they are refolded when GroES binds) — protein MSAKDIEFGIDARNLMLNGVNILADAVKVTLGPKGRNVVLDRSFGAPTITKDGVSVAQEIELENKFENMGAQMVKEVASKTNDIAGDGTTTATVLAQSLITEGVKAVSAGMNPMDLKRGIDKATEVAVKALRELSQPCDDTKSIAQVGTISANSDTSVGDIIAEAMNKVGKEGVITVEEGSGLDNELDVVEGMQFERGYLSPYFVNNQDNMSADLDQPLILLNESKISNIRDLLPALEIVQKSGRPLLVIAEDIEGEALATLVVNNMRGIVKVVAVKSPGFGDRRKAILQDLAVLTGGVVISEEIGLSLETITEDQLGYAKRIEVGKDETIVVDGAGTKEQIDGRVKQIKAQLEQTTSEYDQEKLSERLAKLSGGVAVIKVGAATEVEMKEKKDRVDDALHATRAAVQEGVVPGGGVALVRAIKALDKLTSDNHDQGVGINITKRAMEAPLRQIVANGGGEPSVVLNEVLNSKGNHGYNAGTEEYGDMLKMGILDPTKVTRAALQHAASISGLMITTEAMITDAPQAAGVPAGDAGMGGGMPGMM, from the coding sequence ATGAGTGCAAAAGACATAGAATTTGGAATTGATGCAAGAAATTTAATGCTAAATGGTGTTAATATTTTAGCAGATGCAGTAAAAGTAACCCTGGGACCTAAAGGTCGTAATGTGGTTTTAGATCGTTCATTCGGCGCCCCGACCATCACCAAGGACGGTGTTTCAGTTGCCCAAGAAATTGAACTTGAGAACAAGTTTGAAAATATGGGTGCGCAAATGGTCAAAGAGGTTGCCTCTAAAACCAACGATATCGCAGGTGATGGTACAACAACAGCAACTGTTTTGGCGCAATCTTTGATTACCGAGGGTGTTAAAGCCGTTTCTGCGGGTATGAATCCAATGGATCTTAAACGCGGCATTGATAAAGCTACAGAGGTTGCAGTTAAAGCCTTGCGTGAACTTTCACAACCTTGTGATGACACAAAATCAATTGCGCAAGTCGGTACAATTTCTGCAAATTCTGACACTTCTGTTGGTGATATTATTGCCGAAGCAATGAATAAAGTAGGCAAAGAAGGCGTGATTACAGTTGAAGAAGGTTCAGGTCTTGATAACGAATTAGATGTGGTTGAAGGTATGCAATTTGAGCGTGGCTATTTGTCGCCTTATTTTGTCAACAATCAAGACAATATGAGTGCTGATTTGGATCAGCCATTAATTTTGTTAAATGAATCAAAAATCTCAAATATTCGTGATTTATTGCCAGCATTAGAAATCGTACAGAAATCAGGTCGACCATTGCTGGTTATTGCTGAAGACATTGAAGGTGAGGCATTAGCAACTTTGGTGGTTAATAATATGCGTGGCATTGTTAAAGTCGTGGCGGTTAAATCACCTGGCTTTGGCGACCGTCGTAAAGCAATCTTACAAGACCTTGCAGTATTAACAGGTGGTGTGGTAATTTCAGAAGAAATCGGCTTGTCATTAGAGACCATTACCGAAGACCAATTAGGCTATGCTAAGCGTATTGAAGTCGGCAAAGACGAGACTATCGTGGTTGATGGTGCGGGCACAAAAGAGCAAATTGATGGTCGTGTTAAGCAAATCAAAGCACAATTAGAACAGACAACTTCTGAATACGACCAAGAGAAGTTATCAGAGCGATTGGCTAAATTATCAGGCGGCGTTGCTGTGATTAAAGTCGGTGCTGCAACCGAAGTTGAGATGAAAGAAAAGAAAGACCGTGTTGATGACGCACTACACGCAACCCGTGCCGCCGTACAAGAAGGTGTGGTTCCGGGTGGTGGTGTTGCGTTAGTTCGTGCGATTAAAGCATTAGACAAACTTACAAGCGACAACCATGACCAAGGTGTTGGTATTAACATCACTAAACGCGCAATGGAAGCCCCACTTAGGCAAATCGTTGCAAATGGTGGTGGCGAGCCTTCTGTTGTGCTTAATGAAGTATTAAACAGCAAAGGCAATCACGGCTACAACGCCGGCACAGAAGAGTATGGTGATATGTTGAAAATGGGTATCCTTGACCCAACCAAAGTAACCCGCGCTGCCTTACAACATGCGGCGAGCATTTCTGGTTTAATGATTACCACTGAAGCAATGATTACTGATGCACCGCAAGCAGCCGGTGTGCCGGCTGGTGATGCAGGAATGGGTGGTGGAATGCCAGGCATGATGTAG
- the metG gene encoding methionine--tRNA ligase: MTQRKILVTSALPYANGEIHLGHLLEYIQTDIWVRFQKMQGHECHFVCADDAHGTPIMLKASELGITPEELIASVSERHQADFKEFSIGFSQYYSTHSEENKEISAGIYNKLNKAGFIKKRTISQAFDPLKQMFLPDRFIRGECPKCGAADQYGDNCEVCGATYSPTELKNAKSAISGAMPIAKDSEHYFFDLPQFEVQLKEWTNAGHLQDEISNKLAEWFDQGLQQWDISRDAPYFGFQIPGVKGKYFYVWLDAPIGYMASFKKLCTEQGIDFDEYFNKDSKTELYHFIGKDIVYFHSLFWPAMLMGSNHRTPTAVFAHGFLTVNGEKMSKSRGTFIQARTYLENLNPECLRYYYAYKLNNKIDDIDLNLEDFKQRVNSDLVGKVVNIASRSAGFIVKKFNKTLSAYSIEGDLYNEFVAKGDDIARLYEMRQYNQAMREIMKLADKANRYIDEHKPWQLVKEAGCEAQVHDVTSLAINLFRVLMTYLKPVLPVMAEQAEHFLNIDTLAWNDLKHPLTKHEINTFKPLMSRIEDDQISAVIEASKQTTQAVKEEDNMIQIDDFTKIDLRIAKIVKANVVEGADKLLQLTLDIGEENTRNVFAGIKAYYNPEDLEGRLTVMVANLAPRKMKFGVSEGMVLAAGNGKSLHLLSPDSGAQVGMKIS; encoded by the coding sequence ATGACCCAAAGAAAAATACTCGTTACCTCCGCACTGCCTTACGCCAATGGTGAGATTCACCTTGGACATTTGTTAGAATATATTCAAACAGATATTTGGGTGCGTTTTCAAAAAATGCAGGGACACGAGTGTCATTTCGTTTGCGCAGATGATGCCCATGGCACACCGATTATGTTAAAGGCAAGTGAGTTGGGCATTACCCCAGAAGAATTAATTGCAAGCGTGAGTGAACGACATCAAGCGGATTTTAAAGAATTTTCTATCGGTTTTAGTCAGTATTATTCGACGCATTCGGAAGAAAATAAAGAAATTTCAGCGGGTATTTATAACAAATTAAATAAGGCTGGCTTTATCAAAAAACGCACTATTTCTCAGGCGTTCGACCCTTTGAAACAAATGTTCTTGCCCGACAGATTTATCAGGGGTGAATGTCCAAAATGCGGTGCAGCCGATCAATATGGTGACAATTGTGAAGTCTGTGGTGCGACTTATTCACCAACTGAACTTAAAAATGCCAAGTCCGCCATCTCAGGTGCGATGCCGATTGCCAAGGATTCTGAGCATTATTTCTTTGATTTGCCACAGTTTGAAGTGCAACTTAAAGAATGGACTAACGCAGGGCATTTGCAAGACGAAATCAGTAACAAGCTTGCCGAATGGTTTGATCAGGGCTTGCAGCAGTGGGATATTTCCCGCGATGCACCATATTTTGGGTTTCAAATTCCAGGTGTTAAGGGTAAATATTTTTATGTTTGGTTAGATGCACCAATTGGCTATATGGCAAGTTTCAAAAAGTTGTGCACTGAGCAGGGAATTGACTTTGACGAATATTTCAACAAAGATTCAAAAACCGAGTTGTATCATTTTATCGGTAAAGACATTGTTTATTTCCACTCACTGTTTTGGCCGGCAATGTTGATGGGTTCTAATCACCGCACCCCAACAGCGGTTTTTGCACATGGATTTTTGACCGTGAATGGAGAAAAAATGAGTAAATCTCGTGGCACCTTCATTCAAGCACGCACTTATTTAGAAAATTTAAATCCTGAGTGTCTTCGTTATTACTATGCGTATAAACTCAACAATAAAATTGATGACATAGACTTAAACCTAGAGGATTTTAAACAACGCGTGAATTCTGATTTGGTTGGAAAAGTTGTCAATATCGCCTCTAGAAGTGCTGGTTTTATCGTTAAAAAATTTAACAAAACACTTTCTGCATATTCAATTGAAGGAGATTTGTACAATGAATTCGTCGCTAAAGGTGATGATATTGCCAGGCTTTACGAGATGCGTCAATACAATCAGGCAATGCGTGAAATTATGAAACTTGCCGATAAAGCCAACCGATACATTGACGAACATAAACCCTGGCAACTGGTAAAAGAAGCGGGTTGCGAAGCGCAAGTCCACGATGTCACTTCGCTTGCTATTAATTTATTCAGGGTGCTAATGACTTACCTAAAGCCTGTTCTACCAGTAATGGCAGAGCAAGCAGAGCATTTTTTAAATATTGATACCTTAGCATGGAATGACTTAAAACACCCACTCACCAAGCACGAAATTAATACATTTAAGCCTTTAATGTCTCGTATCGAAGATGATCAAATCTCCGCTGTCATCGAGGCTTCAAAGCAAACCACACAAGCCGTTAAAGAGGAAGACAATATGATACAAATAGACGATTTTACTAAAATTGACCTGCGCATTGCCAAGATTGTCAAAGCCAATGTCGTCGAAGGCGCAGATAAGTTATTGCAATTAACCTTGGACATTGGCGAAGAGAATACGCGTAATGTCTTCGCTGGCATTAAAGCCTACTACAATCCAGAAGATTTAGAAGGTCGCCTAACTGTTATGGTTGCCAACCTTGCCCCAAGAAAAATGAAATTCGGCGTATCCGAAGGTATGGTGCTTGCTGCGGGCAACGGCAAGTCTTTGCACCTTTTATCCCCTGATTCTGGCGCTCAGGTTGGGATGAAAATTAGCTGA